In Gadus chalcogrammus isolate NIFS_2021 chromosome 13, NIFS_Gcha_1.0, whole genome shotgun sequence, a single genomic region encodes these proteins:
- the LOC130402279 gene encoding E3 ubiquitin-protein ligase RNF182-like, with the protein MKQLPGAESGPAAESKVEMWGQSLVYTVEELECKICYNRYDSRSRRPKLLSCLHRVCLKCLKKMVDVGESSPSMVSCPFCRHETYIPDEEVWLMEDDRHVLAVLSCHDQLGRSGLPPGTEVVLSPDSLTGVEGAERGGAAGEASSDCLVLTIMQLPGESSDSLSVINMLYPSSLPCSASTHKCRAWTSRSLPRCLLGALCLVYFSSLPLGIYLLMIGQLWLGVVLVSLVPFTLLLCILYGFCQCLCHELLETLSHRNTAP; encoded by the exons ATGAAGCAGCTGCCGGGGGCGGAGTCTGGCCCTGCCGCCGAAAGCAAG GTGGAGATGTGGGGCCAGTCTCTTGTGTACaccgtggaggagctggagtgtAAGATCTGCTACAACCGCTACGACAGCCGCAGCCGTCGGCCCAAGCTGCTGTCCTGCCTGCACAGGGTCTGCCTCAAGTGTCTGAAGAAGATGGTGGACGTGG GGGAATCGTCTCCTTCGATGGTCAGCTGTCCGTTCTGTCGTCATGAGACCTACATCCCCGACGAGGAG GTGTGGCTGATGGAGGACGACCGCCACGTCCTGGCCGTGCTGTCCTGCCACGACCAGCTGGGCCGCAGCGGGCTGCCCCCCGGGACCGAGGTGGTGCTGAGCCCCGACAGCCTGACTG GCGTGGAGGGAGCGGAGAGGGGCGGCGCGGCGGGCGAGGCGTCCTCCGACTGCCTGGTGCTGACCATCATGCAGCTGCCAGGGGAGTCGTCCGACTCCCTGAGCGTGATCAACATGCTGTACCCGTCCTCGCTGCCCTGCAGCGCCTCCACGCACAAGTGCCGCGCGTGGACGTCCCGGAGCCTCCCGCGCTGCCTGCTGGGGGCCCTCTGCCTG GTGTACTTCAGCTCCCTCCCCCTCGGGATCTACCTGCTGATGATTGGTCAGCTGTGGCTGGGGGTGGTCCTGGTCAGCCTGGTTCCCTTCACCCTGCTGCTCTGCATCCTCTACGGCTTCTGCCAGTGCCTCTGTCACGAGCTGCTGGAGACGCTGAGCCACCGCAACACCGCACCCTGA